The following are encoded together in the Cynocephalus volans isolate mCynVol1 chromosome 4, mCynVol1.pri, whole genome shotgun sequence genome:
- the LOC134377027 gene encoding olfactory receptor 5AP2, which produces MTQAQGRNQTEVTESILSDNPDLQGVLFALFLSIYMATMLGNLGMIILIKMDPCLHTPMYFFLSSLSFVDASYSSSVTPKMLVNLMTDNKAISFSGCAAQFYFFGSFLGTECFLLAMMAYDRYAAIWNPLLYPVLMSGKICFLLVATSFLAGFGNAAIHTGMTFRLSFCSSNRINHFYCDTPPLLKLSCSDTHINGIVIMASSSFNVISCVMIILLSYLCILIAILKMPSLEGRHKAFSTCASHLTAVTIFFGTILFMYLRPSSSYSMEQDKIVSVFYTVVIPMLNPLIYSLKNKDVKEALKKILQKHIL; this is translated from the coding sequence ATGACACAGGCCCAAGGCAGAAATCAAACAGAAGTGACAGAATCTATCCTCTCGGACAATCCAGATTTACAAGGTGTCCTCTTTGCATTGTTTTTATCAATCTACATGGCAACCATGCTGGGAAATTTGGGGATGATCATATTGATTAAGATGGATCCCTGTCTCCAtacccccatgtacttctttcTCAGCAGCCTCTCCTTTGTTGATGCCTCTTACTCTTCTTCTGTCACTCCTAAGATGTTGGTGAATCTCATGACTGACAATAAGGCCATTTCTTTCAGTGGATGTGCTGCCCAGTTCTACTTCTTTGGCTCCTTCCTGGGGACTGAATGCTTCTTGTTGGCCATGATGGCATATGACCGCTATGCAGCCATTTGGAACCCACTGCTCTACCCAGTTCTCATGTCTGGGAAAATTTGTTTCTTGCTAGTAGCTACCTCATTCCTAGCAGGCTTTGGGAATGCAGCCATACACACAGGGATGACTTTCAGGTTATCCTTTTGCAGCTCTAATAGGATCAATCATTTCTACTGTGACACACCACCCCTGCTCAAACTCTCTTGCTCTGATACTCACATCAATGGCATTGTGATCATGGCTTCCTCCAGTTTTAATGTCATCAGCTGTGTTATGATTATTCTCCTTTCCTACCTGTGTATCCTCATTGCCATCTTGAAGATGCCTTCCTTAGAGGGCAGGcacaaagccttctccacctgtgcctcccacctcacAGCTGTCACCATATTCTTTGGGACAATTCTCTTCATGTACTTGCGCCCTTCATCTAGCTACTCAATGGAGCAGGACAAGATTGTCTCTGTCTTTTATACAGTTGTGATTCCCATGCTAAACCCCCTCATCTACAGTTTGAagaacaaggatgtgaaagaggCCCTAAAGAAGATCTTACAGAAGCACATACTGTAA